In the genome of Shewanella denitrificans OS217, the window AGATTTTTTTGCCACTCTAGATGCTCGTATAAGCCTTCGGTGGTTTCCCCTTGAAAGGGCATATCATCGAAACTGCCACCACTGGCTGAACCTGAATTGGGCGCTGCGGTGAAGACTTCATCCCAGGTGGTATCCATGGGTAACTCATCGGGCATGGATTCCTTGGTTAAGGATTCTGCTGTGTCCACAGAGGAGGTGTCTTTCTCGACGCTGACTTGGCTATTGTCGCTGAAATCGGTATCACCTTGGATGTCATCTTTTTTAGGGGGTTTTTCTTGTGAGAACTCGTCTTCTAGTTCCAATAAGGGATTGGACTCAAGGGCTTGTTGAATTTCTTGCTGTAGCTCCAATGAAGAAAGTTGCAGCAGGCGAATCGCCTGTTGCAGCTGAGGGGTCATAGTCAGATGTTGACCCATTTTAAGTTGGAGTGACGCTTTCATTTACCGCATATCCCTAGTGTCTATTCCATGAGTGCGACAGATCTTGGTGGAGCATTATCTGTGCCCCTGAACGTCATTTTAATTAACTATAGCTTGAATTGTTCGCCTAAGTACACTGCCCGAACCTGCTGATTATCTAAGATTTCAGCAGGTGTGCCTTCGGCAATCAAATTGCCGTGGCTGACGATATAAGCGCGTTCGCAAACATCCAAGGTTTCCCTGACATTATGATCGGTAATCAATACGCCAAGGCCGCGACTCTTGAGCTGTTGGATTATTTTTTTTATATCTATAACTGAGATAGGGTCAACACCAGCGAAAGGCTCATCCAGAAGAATAAACTGGGGATCGGCGGCTAGTGCGCGGGCTATCTCAACCCGGCGACGTTCACCACCAGATAATGACATGCCTTGGCTGTCACGAATATGGGTAATGTGAAATTCTTCTAACAAATGCTCGAGTTGCTCCTCACGCTCGTCGTTTGATAACGACTTACGGGTCTGCAATACGGCCATGATGTTGTCTCTGACCGTGAGCTTGCGAAAAATACTGGCCTCTTGGGGCAAGTAACCTATGCCTTTACGGGCACGCAAATGCATGGGATCGCCGGTGAGATCGTCATCATCAATCAGAATGCGGCCCTTGTCGCTCTTAACTAAACCCACCACCATATAAAAGGTCGTGGTTTTGCCTGCACCATTGGGGCCCAGTAGACCGACAATTTGCCCCGTGCTAACGGATAAACTGACATCTTTTACCACCTGGCGATTCTTGTAACTCTTAGCAAGATTTTCAGCGGTCAACTTAGATTGGATCATTGCTCATCCTGCTTCTTAACTGGGATTTCAGGTAGGCTAGGTTTGATATTGCTATCCTGATAATTTTCAGGCTGAATAATGGTGATAACCCTGTCTTGTCCCTTACCCGTACTCTCTGCAATCAATTGCTGATCTTTGATATTGTAACGAATACTGTTACCTGTGACTTGGTTGCCGGCTTGATCTAACTTGGCTTCGCCTGTTAGCGTCAAGGTACGGGAAGCAAGATCGTAGCGGATCTCTTTAGCGCTAGCGGTACCTGTGCTGCCATCATCTAACTCTTGGCTAAAAGTCGCAGGATTTCCTATGGCCAACATCACTTTGCTTGGGCTCTTAGCCGTGCTAAATGCGCGCAGTTCATCGGCATGAATATTGATACTGCCTTGCACTACCTTAACTGGGCCAAAGAAGATAATTTGATTGTTCTTGATATCGGCTTTCTGGCTAACGGCTTCAACCTTAAGCTCTTGTTGTAAATCGCCTTGCTTAGCGTGAACGCTATGGCAAGTTGCCATTAATAGGCCTATCAAGAGTATGTTACTTTGCTTCATATGTTCCTTCTACCTGACTTAGTAAGGTCAATTCTTCTGCTTCTAGGTCAGCATACAGGCCTAAGCCTTGAATAATAAAGTCTTTCCCTTTGACATATAGCATGTCATCGGAGGTCATTATCATGGTATTCATGTCGAATGCCAATGACTGAGTTGAGATTGATTGTACTGGTTCTTCGATGTTAATAGCATCAATTATTACATTGTTCTCTAAAAGCATTTTGCCAGTCTGCTTGTTTAATCTGCCCTTATTGGCTTGTAACTGCCATTGGGCCTTACCCGACTCAGGATAAACCAAATACACAGGCTCAGTGAAATGAGTCACCTGAGTCGACTCATAGTGTTCCATGTGGGTTGCGGTGACTTTGCTGACTAACAAGCCTTGCTTGTCGAACTCGGCGCTTCGTAGCTCATCGGCAATAAATGCGGGCCTTTCGATAACATCAACTTGAATTTGTTCCATGGCGTTACGCTTGACTTGCACTTGCCAGTACAAGAACAGCGAGGCGCTAAAAAAGGCAATAATGGCTAAGGTAACGCGATTCATATACTCATACCGTGAGCCGAGTTGAACTTATCTTGGCTTAATAACAGTAAATCTGCCAGTTCTCTCAGTGCACCATGACCGCCATTGATTTGAGTCACCATATGAGCATGTTGTTTAACATAGGGGTGACCATCGGCAACACACACGGCAAGGCCGACCGCTTTCATGACGGGTAAATCCACCATGTCATCACCTATGTAGGCGACTTCTTCTGGGCTCACTTGGTAGTGTTGCATCAGGGCATTAAATGGCACAAACTTATCGTCTATGCCTTGATAAATCTGGCTGATCCCAAGGGCTGTCATGCGGTTTTCGACAATTTTAGATTTACGCCCAGTAATGACTGCAACCGCAAAGCCACTGGTTAGCAGTGAACGTACCCCATAACCATCGCGGGTATGGAAGGCTTTGAGCTCCTCGCCATTGTTACCCATGTAAATGCGACCATCGGAGAAGACTCCATCCACATCGCAGATGAGCAATTTAATTTTCTGTGCTTTGTTCCAGACTAAATCTGAAACTGGGCCATACAAACCTTGTTGCGCCATGCTATATCACTCCTGCTTTGACCATATCGAGCATATTCAATGCGCCAATCGGTTGCTGCTGTTCATTGACCACGATTAGGCCGTTAATATTCTTGCTCTCCATCACTTGCAACGCCTGGGCCGCTAAAATGCCTGCCGTGGTGGTGACACAGTTCTTGGTCATGACTTGCTCTATGGGGGTGGTGCGCAAGTTCACTTCGGCGTCTATGACTCGGCGCAAATCGCCATCGGTGAAAATCCCCACTAAGCATTGGTTAGCATCGACGACAGCTGTCATGCCTAAACCTTTCTTGGAGATTTCATACAGGGCTTCAGTGATGCAAATATCGTGAGGTACGCAAGGTAGCCTGTCATCTTGATGCATGACATCACTGACTTTCAATAACAATTTACGACCTAGGGAGCCGCCAGGATGTGAAAGGGCAAAATCGTCCTGAGTAAAGCCTTTAGCTTGCAGTAAAGCAACGGCGAGGGCATCGCCCATCACTAAGGTTGCCGTGGTGCTTGACGTCGGCGCGAGTCCTAGGGGGCAGGCCTCTTCGGGCACTTGGATGCATAAATGTATCTTGGCAAGCTTGG includes:
- the lptB gene encoding LPS export ABC transporter ATP-binding protein; amino-acid sequence: MIQSKLTAENLAKSYKNRQVVKDVSLSVSTGQIVGLLGPNGAGKTTTFYMVVGLVKSDKGRILIDDDDLTGDPMHLRARKGIGYLPQEASIFRKLTVRDNIMAVLQTRKSLSNDEREEQLEHLLEEFHITHIRDSQGMSLSGGERRRVEIARALAADPQFILLDEPFAGVDPISVIDIKKIIQQLKSRGLGVLITDHNVRETLDVCERAYIVSHGNLIAEGTPAEILDNQQVRAVYLGEQFKL
- the lptA gene encoding lipopolysaccharide transport periplasmic protein LptA, with amino-acid sequence MKQSNILLIGLLMATCHSVHAKQGDLQQELKVEAVSQKADIKNNQIIFFGPVKVVQGSINIHADELRAFSTAKSPSKVMLAIGNPATFSQELDDGSTGTASAKEIRYDLASRTLTLTGEAKLDQAGNQVTGNSIRYNIKDQQLIAESTGKGQDRVITIIQPENYQDSNIKPSLPEIPVKKQDEQ
- the lptC gene encoding LPS export ABC transporter periplasmic protein LptC, with the translated sequence MNRVTLAIIAFFSASLFLYWQVQVKRNAMEQIQVDVIERPAFIADELRSAEFDKQGLLVSKVTATHMEHYESTQVTHFTEPVYLVYPESGKAQWQLQANKGRLNKQTGKMLLENNVIIDAINIEEPVQSISTQSLAFDMNTMIMTSDDMLYVKGKDFIIQGLGLYADLEAEELTLLSQVEGTYEAK
- the kdsC gene encoding 3-deoxy-manno-octulosonate-8-phosphatase KdsC, which translates into the protein MAQQGLYGPVSDLVWNKAQKIKLLICDVDGVFSDGRIYMGNNGEELKAFHTRDGYGVRSLLTSGFAVAVITGRKSKIVENRMTALGISQIYQGIDDKFVPFNALMQHYQVSPEEVAYIGDDMVDLPVMKAVGLAVCVADGHPYVKQHAHMVTQINGGHGALRELADLLLLSQDKFNSAHGMSI
- a CDS encoding KpsF/GutQ family sugar-phosphate isomerase, whose protein sequence is MVNQNQWRQWGCKVIDIEKAALEHLYQFVDSDAFSQACELILQCKGKVIVMGMGKSGHIGNKISATLASTGTPAFFVHPGEASHGDLGALAKEDIILAISNSGESSEILTLLPVIQRMGVPVIAITGKPESNMAKLAKIHLCIQVPEEACPLGLAPTSSTTATLVMGDALAVALLQAKGFTQDDFALSHPGGSLGRKLLLKVSDVMHQDDRLPCVPHDICITEALYEISKKGLGMTAVVDANQCLVGIFTDGDLRRVIDAEVNLRTTPIEQVMTKNCVTTTAGILAAQALQVMESKNINGLIVVNEQQQPIGALNMLDMVKAGVI